The following coding sequences are from one Planctomycetota bacterium window:
- a CDS encoding EVE domain-containing protein, whose protein sequence is MPPTKKYWLLKSEPESFSIDDLARAPQQTTCWSGVRNYQARNFMRDEMHLGDEVLYYHSNAEPSAVVGTAVVVREAYPDHTQFDAKSDYFDPKATPAKPVWQMVDIRLQQVFPAALSIERLRTVPALKNMELLRRGSRLSVQPVSKAEFEAILRLAKDEAPAKKKSTQPRRVTRAKK, encoded by the coding sequence ATGCCACCGACCAAGAAATACTGGCTTCTCAAGAGTGAACCCGAGTCGTTTTCGATCGACGATTTGGCCCGCGCGCCGCAACAGACCACCTGCTGGAGCGGCGTGCGCAACTATCAGGCCCGCAACTTCATGCGCGACGAGATGCACCTCGGCGACGAGGTTCTGTACTACCACTCGAACGCCGAACCGTCGGCCGTGGTCGGCACCGCGGTCGTCGTGCGCGAGGCCTACCCGGACCACACCCAGTTCGACGCCAAGAGCGACTATTTCGATCCCAAGGCGACGCCGGCCAAACCGGTTTGGCAAATGGTAGATATCCGTTTGCAACAAGTATTTCCGGCGGCGCTCTCGATCGAGCGCCTGCGCACCGTGCCTGCGTTGAAGAATATGGAACTGCTGCGGCGCGGCTCGCGCTTGTCGGTCCAGCCGGTGAGCAAAGCCGAGTTCGAAGCCATCTTGCGGTTGGCCAAAGACGAGGCGCCGGCCAAAAAGAAATCAACCCAGCCGCGACGTGTCACTCGCGCCAAGAAATAG
- a CDS encoding bifunctional folylpolyglutamate synthase/dihydrofolate synthase yields the protein MSVLSTNQEYEAALAVLLRRVDFERAAAVGYNEREFKLDRMHELLAHLGHPERQLPVVHITGTKGKGSTAAMVASILTAAGYRTGLFSSPHLHRIEERFSIDGQNCPQAEFIALVERLQPVVERMDTEAAAHGPGEMGPTYFELTTALAWLHFVAHRADVAVMEVGMGGRLDSTNVCLPVVSVITNVSLDHTKQLGATVEAIAEEKAGIVKPGVPVVSGVGPRALAAVEAATRRCGSRWVQAGREFRVTYHPPRDASKSHGMGTIDVDYLAPGREHRWAAVELHLLGRHQAENAALALAVVQELRRQDWQISDTALRHGLATVNWPARVEVLRRHPAVVIDAAHNVAAVEALVATLEESLPARRRVLLLAATKDKDVVGMLQVLLPRFDRVIVTRYQTNPRGVPVEELATLAQQLSDKPIETADDPATAWELANEGLGKDDLLCVTGSFFIAAEIRQLATSGDAKD from the coding sequence ATGTCGGTGCTCAGTACCAACCAAGAGTACGAAGCGGCGCTGGCCGTGCTGCTGCGTCGCGTCGACTTTGAACGCGCGGCCGCGGTCGGCTACAATGAGCGCGAATTCAAGCTCGACCGGATGCACGAGCTGCTGGCCCATCTGGGACATCCCGAGCGGCAGCTTCCCGTCGTGCATATCACCGGCACCAAGGGAAAGGGCTCGACTGCCGCCATGGTGGCGTCGATCCTGACTGCGGCTGGCTATCGCACCGGGCTGTTCAGCTCGCCTCATTTGCACCGCATCGAAGAACGGTTCAGCATCGACGGGCAGAATTGCCCTCAGGCCGAGTTCATCGCGCTGGTCGAGCGCTTGCAGCCAGTGGTCGAGCGGATGGACACCGAGGCGGCCGCCCACGGCCCGGGTGAGATGGGCCCCACTTACTTTGAATTGACGACGGCCCTGGCCTGGTTGCACTTTGTCGCCCATCGCGCCGACGTGGCGGTGATGGAAGTCGGCATGGGGGGCCGGCTCGACTCGACGAATGTTTGTTTGCCCGTGGTGTCGGTGATCACGAATGTCAGCCTCGATCACACCAAGCAGCTTGGCGCCACGGTCGAAGCCATTGCCGAGGAGAAGGCCGGCATCGTCAAGCCGGGTGTGCCGGTTGTCAGCGGCGTCGGCCCGCGGGCCTTGGCCGCGGTCGAAGCGGCGACGCGCCGGTGTGGCTCGCGCTGGGTGCAGGCCGGACGCGAGTTCCGCGTGACTTATCATCCGCCCCGCGATGCTTCCAAATCGCACGGCATGGGGACGATCGACGTTGACTATCTGGCGCCAGGGCGCGAACACCGCTGGGCCGCCGTCGAGTTGCACTTGCTGGGACGTCACCAGGCCGAGAACGCGGCCCTGGCCCTGGCCGTCGTCCAGGAACTGCGGCGACAAGACTGGCAGATTTCCGACACCGCCCTGCGGCACGGGCTGGCGACGGTGAACTGGCCCGCTCGGGTCGAGGTCTTGCGGCGTCACCCGGCCGTGGTGATCGACGCGGCGCATAACGTCGCTGCCGTCGAGGCGCTGGTGGCGACGCTCGAGGAAAGCCTGCCGGCGCGGCGGCGCGTGCTGCTGTTGGCCGCGACCAAGGATAAAGACGTGGTCGGCATGTTGCAGGTTTTACTCCCCCGCTTCGATCGGGTAATCGTCACGCGCTATCAAACGAATCCGCGCGGCGTGCCGGTCGAAGAATTGGCGACGTTAGCCCAGCAGTTGAGCGACAAGCCGATCGAAACGGCCGACGATCCGGCCACGGCCTGGGAGTTGGCCAACGAAGGGCTCGGCAAGGATGATCTGCTCTGCGTGACGGGGTCATTCTTCATCGCCGCCGAGATTCGCCAGTTGGCAACGTCGGGGGACGCGAAAGATTAA
- the bioF gene encoding 8-amino-7-oxononanoate synthase translates to MAHDSLHWLDTALADLDRADLRRTLRERHGRQSATFELDGRQVLNFGSNDYLGLAADPRLVAAASAALAEQGLGSGASPLICGRSDLHARLESRLAEFKQTEAALLFPSGFAANQGTIPALAGEGDAIFSDALNHASIVDGCRLSRATVHVYPHVDVTMLENLLRDSAHYRRRLIVTDTLFSMNGDVAPLRDLVALAQKYHCMLMVDEAHATGIFGAGGRGLAEELGVEAEIPIRMGTLSKALGAAGGFVCGSRALIDWLANRARSYVFSTAQPAVVCAAALAALDIVRNEPARRTQLLAQSTALRERLRRQGWQVPVDRSQIVPVIVGEPAAAVALSRRLWDAGLFVPAIRPPSVPVGESLLRISVSYAHTPAMLDRLANALGTSSA, encoded by the coding sequence ATGGCTCACGACAGTCTCCACTGGCTCGACACCGCGCTCGCCGATTTGGATCGTGCCGACCTGCGCCGTACTTTGCGCGAGCGCCACGGCCGGCAATCGGCCACGTTCGAGCTTGACGGTCGGCAAGTCCTGAACTTTGGCTCGAACGATTACCTGGGACTGGCCGCCGACCCGCGCCTGGTCGCGGCCGCGTCGGCGGCGCTGGCCGAGCAAGGGCTGGGGAGCGGGGCGAGCCCCCTGATCTGCGGCCGCAGCGACCTGCACGCGCGGCTCGAATCGCGCCTCGCTGAGTTCAAACAAACCGAAGCGGCGCTGTTGTTCCCTTCGGGCTTTGCCGCCAATCAAGGGACGATTCCCGCGCTGGCCGGCGAAGGGGACGCCATCTTCAGCGATGCGCTCAATCACGCCTCGATCGTCGACGGCTGCCGGCTCAGTCGGGCGACGGTCCACGTCTATCCGCACGTTGACGTCACTATGCTCGAGAACTTGCTGCGCGACAGCGCGCACTATCGCCGTCGCCTGATCGTGACCGACACCTTGTTCAGCATGAACGGCGATGTCGCGCCGTTGCGTGATCTAGTGGCGCTGGCCCAAAAGTACCATTGCATGCTGATGGTCGATGAAGCCCACGCCACGGGTATCTTCGGCGCTGGCGGTCGCGGGCTGGCTGAGGAGTTAGGCGTCGAAGCCGAGATTCCAATTCGGATGGGAACGCTTAGCAAGGCCCTGGGCGCTGCGGGAGGTTTCGTCTGCGGCAGTCGCGCGTTGATCGACTGGTTGGCCAACCGCGCTCGTTCATATGTGTTCTCGACGGCGCAACCTGCCGTAGTGTGCGCGGCAGCGCTCGCGGCGCTCGACATCGTGCGCAATGAGCCCGCGCGGCGCACGCAGTTATTGGCACAATCCACGGCGCTGCGCGAGCGCCTGCGCCGTCAAGGCTGGCAAGTTCCCGTTGACCGGAGCCAGATCGTACCGGTGATCGTCGGCGAACCTGCCGCCGCGGTGGCGCTATCGCGCCGATTGTGGGACGCCGGGCTATTCGTCCCGGCCATCCGGCCACCCTCGGTTCCCGTCGGCGAGTCGTTGTTGCGCATCAGCGTCAGCTACGCGCACACGCCGGCGATGCTGGACCGTTTGGCCAATGCGCTGGGTACATCTTCTGCCTGA
- a CDS encoding 30S ribosomal protein S18, translated as MYVDYKDLELLSKMVSRQGKIISRRKTGCTAVSQHAVTEAVKRARFMALLPYVGD; from the coding sequence ATGTACGTCGATTACAAGGACTTGGAACTGTTGTCCAAGATGGTCAGCCGGCAAGGCAAGATCATCAGCCGTCGCAAGACCGGCTGCACCGCCGTCAGCCAGCACGCCGTGACCGAAGCCGTGAAGCGCGCTCGGTTCATGGCCCTGTTGCCGTACGTTGGCGACTAG
- a CDS encoding tetratricopeptide repeat protein, with product MSRVAAIAALLLMTTSASAWEVGDTVVAVRRARLVDNGQTVDSVSPGVQLSVLAIEGNRLQVTNGTAGWIESSAVAAPAAAIEQFTAAVRRNPRDAETIYARGNVLRALGRFDEAIADFNRLVQLAPQAAAYNGRGRVWFELGNYDNAINDFTRALEQAPNNPMLYNNRSAAWELQGNHERAMADLEQALRHSPDHDLVQHNRNRLLQARKAGHKLAATSSEKPALQN from the coding sequence ATGTCACGCGTTGCTGCAATCGCCGCCCTGCTGCTCATGACCACTTCGGCCAGTGCATGGGAAGTCGGCGATACGGTCGTCGCTGTCCGCCGCGCTCGACTTGTCGACAATGGCCAGACCGTCGATTCGGTATCGCCGGGCGTGCAACTGAGCGTGCTCGCCATCGAAGGGAACCGCTTGCAGGTCACCAACGGCACGGCTGGTTGGATCGAATCGAGCGCCGTGGCCGCTCCCGCCGCCGCCATCGAACAATTCACCGCGGCCGTCCGCCGCAACCCGCGCGACGCCGAAACGATTTATGCCCGGGGCAATGTGTTGCGGGCCTTGGGGCGCTTTGACGAAGCGATCGCCGACTTTAACCGGCTGGTCCAGTTAGCCCCGCAAGCCGCCGCCTACAACGGTCGCGGCCGGGTTTGGTTTGAACTGGGCAACTACGACAACGCGATCAACGATTTCACCCGCGCCCTCGAACAAGCGCCGAACAACCCCATGCTCTACAACAATCGGAGCGCAGCTTGGGAGTTGCAGGGGAACCACGAGCGGGCGATGGCCGACCTGGAACAAGCCCTGCGTCACAGCCCGGATCATGACCTGGTCCAGCACAATCGCAATCGCCTGCTGCAGGCCCGCAAGGCCGGGCACAAACTAGCCGCAACCAGCAGCGAAAAGCCGGCGCTGCAGAACTAA
- a CDS encoding DUF1549 domain-containing protein → MKSSRTCWLVLVGLVTSFNAAVVADSAQAEYNTASSQQSTGEVSRRIDESLTGELGFDKPEIKSHLAPRTDDQTFLRRVYLDLAGELPTPTEVSLFALDTAADKRAKLVERLLADPRYGRNWARFWRDVIMYRRADDRALIAAASAERFLAENLNENKHWDEIVRGFLTGLGNISEKGTTALIMAQQADASNIASEVSRIFLGVQISCAQCHDHPYDPWKREQFHQFAAFFPRVSLRPVLVNGQQRGFEVASVTREPFQGRPAAFRGSMEHYMPDLKDPASRGTLMTPIFFATGEKLETGVADLDRRGQLADWMTSPKNVLFAKALVNRVWGELAGEGFYEPVDDMGPGRKATAPQTLDYLAQQFAAHQYDLKWLFRTIMATDTYQRASRPRRSPNDTPFLANTSYRVRSDVLYDNLAQALGFPRQGEVSGNPYGGGQQRFLNQGRYQFSLTFGYDPSERRENVASSIPQTLILMNSRQWGQAVSAQSGGALAQMLSDVRDDEQLVGELYLRFLAREPNDAEINICLEHVKSSERRSDGFEDIVWTLLNRSELLYRN, encoded by the coding sequence ATGAAAAGTTCAAGGACGTGCTGGCTCGTGCTGGTGGGGCTGGTCACTTCGTTCAATGCCGCCGTCGTGGCGGACTCGGCCCAGGCCGAGTACAACACCGCGTCGTCGCAACAGTCGACGGGCGAGGTCTCGCGTCGCATCGACGAATCGCTGACTGGTGAGCTGGGCTTTGACAAGCCCGAGATCAAGTCGCACCTGGCGCCGCGAACCGACGACCAGACCTTCTTGCGTCGCGTCTATTTGGACTTGGCGGGCGAGCTGCCCACGCCGACCGAAGTGTCGTTGTTCGCGCTCGATACGGCGGCCGACAAGCGCGCCAAGCTGGTCGAGCGGTTGCTGGCCGATCCGCGCTATGGACGCAACTGGGCCCGGTTCTGGCGCGATGTGATTATGTACCGCCGCGCGGACGATCGGGCATTGATCGCCGCCGCCAGCGCCGAGCGCTTTCTGGCCGAAAACCTGAACGAGAATAAGCATTGGGATGAAATCGTCCGCGGCTTCCTGACAGGTCTGGGGAACATTTCTGAAAAGGGGACCACGGCGCTGATAATGGCCCAGCAGGCCGACGCCAGTAACATCGCGTCGGAAGTGTCTCGCATTTTTCTGGGCGTGCAAATCTCCTGCGCCCAGTGCCACGATCATCCATACGACCCTTGGAAGCGTGAACAGTTCCACCAGTTCGCGGCCTTCTTCCCACGCGTGTCGCTGCGGCCCGTGTTGGTCAATGGCCAGCAGCGCGGCTTTGAAGTGGCCTCGGTCACGCGCGAGCCGTTCCAAGGCCGGCCGGCCGCCTTCCGCGGCTCGATGGAACACTACATGCCCGACCTCAAGGATCCGGCCAGTCGTGGAACCTTGATGACGCCGATTTTCTTTGCCACTGGCGAGAAGCTGGAAACCGGCGTGGCCGATCTGGACCGTCGTGGCCAGTTGGCCGATTGGATGACTTCGCCCAAGAACGTGTTGTTCGCCAAGGCGTTGGTGAACCGCGTTTGGGGCGAACTGGCCGGTGAAGGGTTTTATGAACCGGTCGACGACATGGGGCCCGGGCGCAAGGCAACAGCGCCGCAGACACTGGACTACCTGGCTCAGCAGTTTGCCGCGCACCAGTACGACTTGAAGTGGCTGTTCCGGACGATCATGGCGACCGACACGTATCAGCGGGCTTCGCGGCCGCGCCGCTCGCCGAACGACACGCCGTTTTTGGCCAACACCAGCTATCGGGTTCGCTCGGACGTGTTGTACGACAACCTAGCCCAAGCGCTTGGCTTTCCTCGCCAGGGTGAGGTTAGCGGCAATCCCTACGGTGGTGGTCAGCAGCGGTTTTTGAACCAGGGGCGATACCAGTTCTCGCTGACGTTTGGCTACGACCCCAGCGAACGGCGCGAGAACGTGGCCAGTTCGATTCCGCAAACGCTCATCCTGATGAACTCGCGTCAATGGGGGCAAGCTGTCAGTGCCCAGAGCGGCGGCGCGCTGGCCCAGATGCTGAGCGACGTTCGCGACGACGAGCAATTGGTCGGCGAACTGTACCTGCGGTTTCTGGCCCGCGAACCAAACGACGCCGAAATCAATATTTGCCTCGAACATGTGAAGAGTTCGGAGCGGCGCAGCGACGGTTTTGAAGACATCGTCTGGACGCTGTTGAACCGGAGCGAGTTGCTGTATCGGAATTAG
- a CDS encoding fucose isomerase has product MKKRQVLLVASGDLRSSANQTCWPAQQAMEAALAAAVAAEGYEIVRGHPYKPDEGHGFIGSQKEGMCVFAGLDRHAPLIVAEAVWQYSHHVLAGLMSHRGPILTCANWSGTWPGLVGMLNLNGSLTKAGVKYSTLWCEDFTDEFFTSRLRKWLKTGRIHHKTSHVAPLKDVKLPGKARKLGAELAGELQRNKAIMGVFDEGCMGMYNAIVPDELLHATGIYKERLSQSSLFYETTQVSDDEARRVRAWYDERGLKFHTGTDPQTELTDEQIHQQCKMYVAALRLADDFGCATIGIQYQQGLKDLLPASDLVEGTLNNADRPPVASRDGSRVLYANEPLPHFNEVDECAGIDGLMTYRVHRALEQPAENTLHDLRWGDIDRSGTVEDYVWVFLISGSAPPAHFIDGWQGASSLRQPPMYFRLGGGTLRGISKPGEIVWSRVFVADGRLNMDLGRAGVVELPATETERRWQATTPAWPIMHAVTYGVSRDQMMARHPSNHIQVAYAADAEAADLALLTKAAMAEALGMRVSVCGTRKGGEDW; this is encoded by the coding sequence TTGAAAAAGCGGCAAGTGCTGCTGGTGGCCAGCGGCGATTTACGGTCCAGCGCCAATCAGACTTGCTGGCCGGCCCAGCAGGCGATGGAAGCCGCCTTGGCCGCGGCCGTCGCCGCCGAGGGATACGAGATCGTACGCGGGCATCCGTACAAGCCCGACGAAGGGCACGGGTTCATCGGCTCGCAAAAGGAGGGGATGTGCGTCTTTGCCGGACTCGACCGGCACGCGCCGCTGATCGTGGCCGAGGCGGTATGGCAGTATTCGCACCACGTCCTGGCGGGGCTGATGAGCCACCGTGGGCCGATTCTGACCTGTGCCAATTGGTCGGGCACGTGGCCGGGACTGGTTGGAATGTTGAACCTGAACGGCTCGTTGACCAAGGCCGGCGTGAAATACTCGACGCTCTGGTGCGAGGACTTCACCGACGAGTTCTTCACCTCGCGATTGCGCAAGTGGCTCAAGACCGGACGTATCCATCACAAGACGTCCCACGTCGCGCCGCTTAAAGATGTGAAGCTGCCCGGCAAGGCGCGCAAGCTCGGCGCGGAACTAGCCGGCGAGCTGCAACGCAACAAGGCGATCATGGGCGTGTTCGACGAAGGGTGCATGGGCATGTACAACGCCATCGTACCCGACGAGCTGCTGCACGCGACAGGCATCTACAAGGAACGGCTCAGCCAGTCGTCGCTCTTTTACGAGACAACGCAAGTCAGCGATGACGAAGCCCGGCGGGTGCGCGCCTGGTACGACGAGCGGGGGCTTAAGTTCCACACGGGGACTGATCCGCAGACCGAGCTGACCGACGAGCAGATTCACCAGCAGTGCAAGATGTACGTGGCGGCGTTGCGATTGGCTGATGACTTTGGCTGCGCGACGATCGGCATTCAGTATCAGCAGGGGCTGAAGGATTTGCTGCCCGCCAGCGATCTGGTCGAGGGGACTTTGAACAATGCGGATCGCCCGCCGGTCGCTTCACGCGACGGTAGCCGGGTGCTTTATGCCAACGAGCCGCTGCCTCACTTTAACGAGGTGGACGAGTGCGCGGGCATCGACGGCCTGATGACCTATCGCGTCCACCGGGCGCTCGAACAACCGGCCGAGAACACGTTGCACGATCTGCGCTGGGGGGACATCGACCGCAGCGGCACGGTCGAGGACTATGTCTGGGTGTTCCTGATTAGCGGGTCTGCACCGCCGGCCCACTTCATTGACGGCTGGCAGGGGGCTTCAAGCCTGCGGCAGCCGCCGATGTATTTCCGGCTGGGGGGCGGGACGTTGCGAGGTATTTCCAAGCCCGGCGAAATTGTCTGGTCGCGAGTGTTTGTGGCCGATGGTCGGCTGAATATGGACCTGGGGCGGGCTGGGGTGGTCGAGTTGCCAGCGACCGAGACCGAACGTCGCTGGCAGGCCACGACGCCGGCCTGGCCGATCATGCATGCGGTGACTTATGGCGTGTCGCGCGACCAGATGATGGCCCGGCACCCTAGCAACCATATTCAGGTGGCCTATGCCGCCGACGCCGAGGCGGCCGATCTGGCCCTGCTGACCAAAGCGGCGATGGCCGAGGCTCTGGGCATGCGGGTGTCGGTCTGTGGCACCCGAAAAGGTGGGGAAGACTGGTAG